The stretch of DNA AAAGATGTCACGGGTTACGCGCGCCTCAAAGGCCAAAGGATGGCGCTGACGGTGCTTAGTACGGCGGTCGTCAACCCGGTCGGCGATCACGCAACGGTGTTCATCGTTGACGGCGATGGCCGCGCCAAAATCCGCGAGGTCCACACCGGATTGACCGTCGGCAACGCCACCGAAATCCTCTCAGGGCTCGACGAGAACGAGCAGGTGGTAGTCGTCGGCCAATTCGGCCTCCATGATAACGACCGCGTCCGCGTCAATCAGAGCGCGCCGTGGAACAAGTCGTGAGAGGGAGCCTGCGTCGAGTCGTGAACATGAAATCGTCTCACCTGCTGGCGTTGATTCTGATGGTGGGCTTTGCCGGTCATGCACTCGCGGCGTGGCCGGCGCAATTGAGCCTGCACGAGTGTATCGATGAGGCGCTCGACAAGAGCCCGGACCTGGCTTCCAGCCGCCACATGATCGAAGCGGCGCGCGCGGATATTACCAAGAAGCGCGGCACCCTGATGCCCTATCTGGCCGCGCAAGCCAGCGCCTACGTCGTCAATGGTCAGCCGGTAAACGAGTTTTCAGTGCTCAATCTCTTCAACGCCGCAACCGGAGTCACGACGCACAATCACGCCAATTGGGATCCGCTCTCGATCCAGGAATTTCTGCTTACTTATCCCCTCTTCTACGAGGGCAGCCTGATGGGACTGAATGACCCGCCGGCGGTAGCGTCGTCACGGGCGACCATGACGGAGCAGCAGGCGGTGGCGCTGGTCAATGAGCAAAAGGTGATTTTCAACGTGGTTTCGGCCTACGTTAATGTGGCGTCGTTCGAGGATCAGCTCGCGCTGCAGGAGCAGATCGTCGCCGGCTACCAGAGGCAGTTCGACATTGTCGAGACGCAGCGGCAACTCGGCTTAAAGCTGCCGAAAGATGTCGAGATCGCACGCGGGCAGTTGCAATCGGCGACGGATGCGGCCGAGTCGCTCCGTCAAAGCGCGCTGTCGTATAAAATCCAGTTGGCTGAGCTGATGGGCCGGGGCGCCGATCGGACGCTCGAAATTGAGCCCACCCCTCCGCCGATGCCGCAACTGGCGCCGCTCGACGAGTTTTTGGCCCAGGTGATGCCCAATAATCCGTCGCTGATGGTGGACGAAGCCAAGATCGAGGTTGCTCGCCAACAGGTTCGGGTGGACAAGGTGGCTCAGTGGCCGATCGCCAACCTGAATACCAATTTCGCCACCGGCCAGGACCTCGAGCACTTCAACGGCAGCTCGCGCTTTCCGCGCCCGGTGCTCTACGAATCTTACATAACGATCACGATGCCGCTGTGGGATTTTGGCCAGCGTCGCGCTGCTGAGCACGAATCCGACGAGAACCTCGCCGTCTCCAAAGAGACGTTAAAAGCTACGGCCGAAACCCTGCGGACGTCCATCACCCAGGTCTACGGACAAATCAGCGCCTACGAACGCACCACGGCCGCACTGGAAGCGAGTTATCTGGAGCTCGAACGGGAAAGTGATCTGACGCGGGCGCAGCGCCAGGCCGGGGTTGCCGACGAGCTTTCTCTGGTAGCGGCAAAACTCGCCGAGGACAACGCCAAATTGGCGGTAATCAGCGAGCAACTCGAGGAACAACTGCAGTATGCGTCGCTGCAGAATCTGGCCGGCGGCAACTGGTCCTGGGTCGAATAGTGCGGCGACTACAAAGCGCCGCCCTGCGACGATGAAAAAAGTGCGGCCGTGAAGCAATCCCATCTGATCGCCAAGAATATTCTGGCGAGCGGTGGCGCCACGGCAGTCGCGGGCCTGCTCCAGCTCGCCATCATCATTATCGTAGCGCGCAACGTTTCGGTCGCCGATTTCGGCGCCTACTCGTTCATGCTCGCCTTTTGCTTTGTGATTTTCCGGATCGCTGACGGCGGCCTGAGCATCATCCTCACGCGCGACCTTGCTATCGAACCGGCAAAGATCCAGGAGGTCTTGGGCGCGACCCTCGGACTCGCCTGGGTGATGAGCTTCGGGGCAACGCTGCTGATGGCCGCGGTCATCCCGTTTTTTCACTTCAGCCGCGAGCTCTCGATACTGGTCGCTCTGATGGGCGTCGAGGGGCTGGGGCAGTTTATCTGCGGATGCTGGGGCGCGGTGATGCGCTCGCAGGAGGATTACGAGAATAACGCCCTGGGCTTCGTCATGCACAAGATGGTGGCGCTGGCGGTGGTGAGCGCGGCGATGATGCTGCATTACGGGCTACCGGGCGTGGTGGCCGGGCACCTGACGGGATCGCTGGTGCAATGGTGGTTTTATCGGTGGAAGGTGACCCGCGATTACGGCCGCCCGCGGATGCGCCTTGATTTTGCGGCGTGGAAATATCTGATTCGCGAGTCGATTCCGGTCGGCGCCGCCAACGCGGTGCGGATCTTCGCCGATCAAGCCGACATCATCGTCCTCACGCTGCTGGCTGGGGCGACCGCGGTCGGGCTGTTCAGCGGACCTTTCAAAATCGCGACCGGTTTGCGCTTTCTGCCACAGGCGCTGGTTTTGCCCCTGATTCCCTTGTACTCGCGCTCAGCGGTGGGCGCCGGCGAGCGCCCAGCATTTCGCGAGGCCTACGAACGCAGTGTCAAAACCTTCGCGCTGATGGGCTTTCCGTTCGCGGTACTGTTTGCGCTCTGCCCGGGGGTCCTTACGGTCGGACTGCTGGGTGCGAGCTATCGCGCCGCCGCCCCGGCGATGCGCCTGCTGAGCGTCGGCCTCTGGCTGGCCTTCCTGACCACGCCGTTTCCGTTTCTGCTGACCGCACTCGGCCGCCAGCGTTTCCTGTTTGTCACTTCGACGGCCGCGCTGGTCGTGCGTGTCGCGCTGGACTTGATTCTGGTGCGGTACTTCAACTTTCTGGGGCCGTGTATCGCACTGATGGTTTCCGAGTCGCTGGTGCTGGCGGCGTGGATCGGCGGCGTCTGGGAAGCCGGCTTTGCGCTGAATTCGGTCGCAATTATCTGGCCCCCGTGCGTCGCCAGCGTGGCGATGGGCGCATTCTTATATTTGCTCCATCCGCAGTCGTTGTTAGCGCTGGCGCCGCTGGCGCTGGCGGGCGGTACAATCTATATGTTCATTGTGATCAGGCTGGGCGGCGTTTCCCCCACCGAGATGGGGCTGCTGCGCGAGAGCGCCGACTTCATCCGGCCGTGGCTGGCGCAGCGCCTCGGCCAGCTTCGCGGCAAAGCGTTATAATTCGGCGCTTTATGTAGCGAGAAACAGGCGGGCGACGTTGGTGGTGATTATCGCGGCGAGCGCCGCGGAATCAACGCCGCGTAAACCGGCCAAAACTTCGAGCGTGCGCATGACAAAGGCCGGCTCGTTACGTTTCCCGCGATACGGCTCGGGCGCGAGATAGGGCGCGTCAGTCTCGATCATAATCCTGTCGTCGGGCACGACCGTCGCCGCGATGCGACTCGTGGCGGCGTTGCGAAAAGTCACGATGCCCGAGAACGAGATATGGAAGCCGAGCGCGAGGAAACGGCGGGCCGCCTCCGTGTCGCCGGTGAAGCAATGAATCACGCCGCCGCGCGGCGGTATCCCGACCTCTTCGACGATTTCGCGGACGCGTGTTTCGGCGTCGCGGCAATGGATCACGATGGGCTGGCCGAGCTCGGCGGCCAGCTCGAGATGACGCCGCAGCGCCGCTTCCTGCGCCTCGTGCGGCGAGTGCAGGTAATGGAAATCGAGGCCGCTTTCACCGATCGCGACGACGCGCCGGGAGCGTGCCAGATCGCGCAGCTCGTCGAGTCGCGCCGCGTCGCAATCCTTGGCGTCGTGCGGGTGGACGCCGATTACCGCATAAACGCTGTCGTTGCGCTCGGCGATTTCGACGGTGCGGCGATCGGTCTCGATTGTGCCGATCGCGCCCACTGAGATAATCGTCTCGACGCCCGCCGCGCGCGCGCGGGCGATTACGGCTTCGACGTCTTCGCGCAGACGCGGGTCGGCGAGATGGCAGTGGCTATCGGGGACGGAAAAAATCAAGCTTTGGCTTTCTCGATACGCGGGAAAAGCGCGACCGGCGGATTGACCTTATGGCCGAGCTTCAAGCCTTCGCCATAGGGCTTGCGCGCAGTCTCCTCATCGACGTTGAGCATCGCGAAGATTTTTTGTGCGGTCACCGGCATGAAGGGTTCGAGGGTGTTCGCGAGAACACGCACCGCTTCTGTCAGATTTGCGAGGATCACTTGAACGCGTGCTGGATCTGTTTTGAATAGTGTGAATGGCACCGTCATCGCAACGTACTTATTGGCAAAATCGAGCATCTTCCATATTTCCTCAAGTGCACGGTTGAAGCTTAGCTGATCGACTAGTTTTCCGACCGTGGCGGGCTGGTCTGTGAAAACACCGCAAAGATGAAGGTCGATGTATCCCGGAGGTCCTATATCTATCGGTGGAGTCTGATGGAGCGATGTCAGTGTCGACATAATAGCCGGATTTGCCGGAGTGGGGCCAAGAGGGTCACCGAACTTGGGTCTCGCTTTTACGTCCAAGCTGGCCAAGAGAGAAGGATCTGTTGGCAAACTCTTGATCTCGCTGCTGAAATAATTCCGCGCCATCGTCAGGACACGACTCACGAGATTGCCGAGGTTGTTGGCGAGGTCAGCGTTGTAACGCTCGGTCAGCCGCTCCTCGGAAAAATCGCCGTCGAGACCGTAGGCCATCTCGCGCATCACGAAGTAGCGCAGCACGTCGGGGCCGAAGGATTGTTCATAGGCGACCGGATCGCGCACGTTGCCGGAACTTTTCGACATGCGCGAGCCGCCAAAGTTGAGCCAGCCGTGGACGTTGAGATGCTTGAAAAAAAGCCCGTCGAAGCCCGCCGCCAGCACCATCGGTGGCCAGTAAACCGCATGGGTCTTGAGGATGTCCTTGCCAATGAAGTGTTCGGTATGGGGAAAGACCTCGCGCATGTAGCGGTCGATATCGCCCGAGTCGGTGGCCGGTTTGCTGACGTAGGTCCAGAAGGCGTCGTACCAGACGTAGGTCACATAGCGATCGTCGAAGGGAATTTCGATGCCCCAGTCCATCCGCGTTTTAGGCCGCGAGATGCAGAGATCGGCGAGTGGTTCGGCGAGCATGTTGAGCGCCTCATTGCGGTAGCGCTCGGGCCGGATAAAATCGGGATGATCGTGGATATGGCGGAGCACGGCCTCGCGATACTTGTCGATCTTGAGAAAATAGTTGCCCTCGTTGATCAGCTCGACCTTTTTGTTATGTACGGGACAAATACTATCGGGCAATAATTCCTTCTCGGTATAGAAGCGCTCGCAATCGACGCAGTAGAGCCCAGCGTAATCGCGGAAGTAGATATCGCCGCGCGCATAGGTCCGGGTCAGCATCGCCTGGACGAATTTTTCATGCACCGGATCGGTCGTGCGCACCCAGTAATCGAAGCTGACGTTGAGACCGGCGAAGGCGGCGCGGAACAGCTCGCTCATCTGATCGGTATAGACCTTGGGCGCGAGTCCCTGGGCGAGCGCGGCGCGGCGAATCTTGTCGCCGTGCTCGTCGGTGCCGCTGAGAAAGGTCACCTGCTCGCGGCCGACCCGCCGCCGTTGGTAGCGGGCGAAAACGTCGGCGGCGAGCGCTTCGTAGGCGCTGCCGACGTGCGGCGCGCCGTTGCAATAGAAGATTGCGGTCGTGATATGGACGCGCTGAGGCATAGGTAATCGGCGCTGCTTTAGGAGGCGGGCGGCGCTTCTTTCGGACGGCGCGCGTCGACGAGGTCTTCGAGCGTCGCCTCGACGAAACTGCCGTCGCTCTCGAGCTGGATCATGACGGTCTGCTTGAGGATATTCTGGCGCGTAACTTTGCCGTCGCCTTTTACCGATTCGACGCGCTTGCCGAGATTCGGCAGGGCGCGCTTGAGTTCGACATACGTCGCATATTCGTATTTCAGGCAGCACTTGAGCCGGCCGCACATCCCGGCGAGCCGCGAGGGGTTGAGCGCCAGACCCTGATCGCGCGCCATCTTGACCGTCACGGTGTCGAAGTCGCGCAGGAAGGATGAGCAGCAGAGCTCGCGGCCGCACGGCCCGAGACCGCCGGTGACTTTGGTCTCGTCGCGCGCGCCGATCTGCTTCATCTCGACGCGCACGCGCAGCGTGTTGGCGAGGTCGCGGACGAGATCGCGGAAGTCGATCCGATTTTCGGCGACGAAGTAGAAGAGCGCCTTGCGCCCGTCCAGCGTGTAGTCCGCCTTAACCAGCTTCATCTCGAGGCGGCGTTCCCGGATACGGGTGACGCATAGACGCTCGGCCTCCGCTTCGTGCGCGAGCTTGTCCTCCTCGACGCGATAATCCCGATCGTTGGCGATCCGCGTAACGCTTCTAAGCGAGCGGAGATCGAGTGTGCGGGCGGGCTCATGCGGAGCGAGCTCAACGGTTCCCAGACGCGCGCCGTTTTCGGTGTCGACCAGCACGCGATCCCCGCGCCGGAGCGCAAAAGCCGGCGCCAGGTAATTGTAGAGATGACCGGTGGGTTGCAGGCTGACCGCGACGATTTTGGGCGAATTATCTGGGGTCTCGAAGGGATCGATGTCAGCAGCCACTATTCACCTCTGAGGGCGGCGCTCGCCGCCATCCACCATTGCTCGGCCTGGAGGCGTGAATTGGCCATCGCTTCGATCGCGGCGCGCGCTGCCAGCGCGCGCGCGGCGAGTCCCGCGATCGTGGAAACTTCGAGTTGGAGAGCGAGTTGCGCCATCATCTTCGCGGTGGTTGGGGCTGACGCCTCCGGCACCGTCCCGAGCAGTTTGCACGATAGCACCTCGGCGAGCAGGCGCGCGATCAGCTCGAAGTTGTCGGCAGCCTGCTCGCGTCCGCCGAAGAATTCCTGGGCGAGCGCCTGGACGCCGTCGAAGCCGAGCGCGCGGGCGCGGCTGAGCGCCGCCAGCAAATCCTCGGCCGGCGGCGACTCGCCCTCGGCGAGTTCGAACGCGCGGCTGACGCTGCCGCGCGCGAGACGGGAGATCGCGTTTGCGCGATCGGCATCGAGCCCGCCGCGCGCAACCAGGATCGCCGCCACTTCCGCGGTCTCGAGCGGCGCAAAACGGATCGGCCGCGTGCGCGACCGGATCGTGTCGAGCAGCGCCCGTTCGCTGTCGCTGACCAGAAAGATCAGGGTCGCCCCGGGCGGCTCTTCAAGCGTCTTGAGCAGCGCATTCTGCGCGGGCAGGTTCAGGGTCTCGGCGTCGTCGATGATCGCGACGCGGCGCGGACCGCGCGCCGGCCGCACGCCCAGATGATCGATGAGGCCGCGTACCTGCTCGATGAGGACGTCTGAACGATTCGCGGCGCGGGCGATGTAGGCATAGTCCGGATGTACGCCAGTCGCGATCTGGACGCAGGCTTCGCAGCAAGCGCATCTGAGGGCGGGAGTGGCGGCGCTGCGTCCGCGACCGGCCCCCTGCGGCTCGCGCACCGGACAACTCACGACAGTGCAGCAAAAGCCCGGTCCTGGCGCACGTTCGCACAGGATACTGTGCGCGAAGCCCTGTGCGATCAAAGCCTTGCCGACGCCGTGCGGCCCGGCGAGGAGGTAGGCATGGGAGGGCCGTCGTTCGAGCTCGCGCGCGAGGCCGGCCACGAGTTCGCGATTTCCCGCGAGGGCGGCGAAACTCATGACGGCTCCAAACGCAGCGTCACCGCGCGCAGAATCGCCGCGCTGACGGCGTCGGCGGACAGCGTCGCGTCGATCACCGTGACGCGCGCCGGCTCTGCGTGCGCGATCGCGAGAAAGCCCTCGCGCACCCGCCGATGGAATTCCAACTGCTCGCCTTCGAAGCGATCGGGCTTGATGCCGGCCGTTTGGCGAGCGGACGCGGCGCCGCCGGTTTGGCGCGCGCGCGTGCGGGCGAGTCCGAGCTCGACCGGACAATCGAGCACAAAAGTCAGGTCCGGCGCCGTCGCGTTACTGGCAAGGCGGTTGAGCTCGTCGAGCAATCGCCGATCGAAGCCGCGGCCATAGCCCTGATAGGCGACGGTCGAATCGGAGTAGCGATCCGAGATCACGATTGTGCCCGCGGCCAGCGCGGGCTCAAGTTTTTCGCGCACGTGCTGCGCGCGATCCGCCAGTACCAGCAGGAGTTCGGCGGCAGGTTCGAGCGCGACCGCGGGGTCGAGGAAGATCGTCCGAATCACGACGCCGGCGCGCGTGCCGCCGGGCTCGCGGGTCGTCGCGGGAGCATAGCCCAGGGCCCGCAGGCGGTCGGCGAGGATCGCCGCCTGCGTGGTCTTGCCCGAGCCTTCGACCCCTTCGAGCGTGATGAAGAGTCCGCGCGCCATCAGCTCGCAAGATACCAGCGCGTGAGCGGTGTCTGAAACAGGGCGTAGACCGCGGCGGCGAGAGCGAGAAACGGACCGAACGGGATCGGTCGTTGGAGCACTGAGGTCTCATCTGTGGGCGAATCAGCGCTGCGCGCGGCTGTGACCTCCGCGATCGCCTCGGACAGCGGCTCCTCCGGCAACGTCCATCCATTTATGGCGATGGCCAGCCCGCCGATCGAGCCGAAAAGCGAGCCGAAAAAGAGCGTGAAAAATGCGCCGGGCCAGCCGAGAAATGCGCCGGCGATCGCAACTACGTAAAAGTCGCCCACTCCTACGCCTTCTTTTCGACGAATCAGCCAGTAGCCGAAGCGCGTCACAAACAAAAAGGTGATGCCTCCGATAATGCCGATGAGCGAGCTTCGCCAGCCGACTTCGGGCATCAGCAACCATGCGGCGACGAAGCCGAGCGGAACCATCGTGAGGGCGGCGCCGTCGTAGATCACGCCCCAGTCAAAGTCGATCATGCCGATCACCAGGAGACTGGCGCAGAGGACAAAGCGCGAGAGTGCGTCGGCGGGAGGAAATTGCAAGTATAAGTAGATCGCCGCCGAGGCGAGCGCGGCCTCGATAAGAAAGTAGCGGAAGCCGATCTCGCCACCGCATCGTGGGCAACGGCCTCGCAGCACGATGTATGAGATGAGCGGGAGATTGGCCCAGAGCGCGAGCGGCTCGCGGCATCGCGCACAGAACGAGCGCGGCGCGACGATCGAAAGCTCGCGCGGGAGCCGATAAGCAACGACGCCGGCGAAACTGCCGACGCAGGCGCCGAGCGCGAACACAAGTATAGCTCCCGGCACGCCAAGTAAGCCCCCCTCGCCCATTATTTTGAGCTTACATACGCGTCAGAGGCGGCGCTATCGCGGCCCTACTTTTGGCACTTAGGGCAGAAAAAGCTCGAGCGTTGACCGACGACGACGGCACGAATGGCCGCACCGCACGCCCCGCATGGCTGACCTTCACGATCGTAAACCTGCAGGCGCTTTGCGTAGCGGCCGGGTTGCCCGCGCGAGTCGCGGTAGCTGCGAAAGGTCGTGCCGCCGCCGCCAATCGCTTCGCGCAAGACCTGGCGCGTGATCGTCGCGATCCGCGCCAACTCGGCGCGGGTGACTTTGCCGGCGCGGCGCGTCGGCCGGACGCGGGCGCGAAAGAGAATCTCGGAGGCGTAGATATTGCCGACGCCGGCGACGGTCCGCTGATCCATCAGGAGGTTTTTGATCGCGGTGGCGCGTCCGCGCGTGACTTTCCACAGGTATGCGGCGTCGAACTCGCGCGCGAAGGGCTCAGGGCCGATCGCCGCGAGCTCCGCGATCGCGGCGAGCTCGGCGCGGGCGATCAATTTCATCAGGCCGAAGCGCCGCGGATCGTTGAAAACGAGTGCGCTGCCGTCGTCGAGCCTGAAGCTGACGTGATCGTGACGCGGGTCGAAACCGGCGGCGTCAAGCGCGGCGTGGCGATGGGTCAGGCTGCCACTCATGCCGAGATGAACCATCAGGAGACGCTCGTCGTGGAGTTCGATCAGCAGATACTTGGCCCGGCGTTGCACGCCAGTTATCGCGCCGCCGGCGATACTCGTAGCGAGGTCCGCGGCGACGGCGCGACGCAGGCGCGGGTCGGCGACGCTCGCGCCGACGATCGTGCGACCGACGATCGAGTGCGCGAGGATCCGCCGCAACGATTCGACCTCGGGGAGTTCAGGCATCGCGGCAATCCGGCGGGCGTGCGGCGTCGCCCAGCGCCCGCGCCAACCTGACGAAGTCGGCAACGGCCAACATCCCGGGCCGCGCTGACGGCTCGATCGCCACGCGGGCCAGAGCCTCTTCGGCGACGCCTAGTCGCAGCCGCAGTCCGGTCGCGAGCGAGTTGCGGATCGTCTTGCGCGGCGTGGAAAAGCTCGCGCGAATAGTGGTCAGAATCGCCTGCTCCTCAGATTCGCTGGCGAATAATTGATCAGCGCTCGGCGAGAAAACCAGAACTTCAGCATCGACCTTGGGCCGCGGATGGAAATTGCCGGCGGCCACGCGAAAATGATCAATCACCTCCCAGTAGAGCGCCGTATAGACGCTGAGTGCGCCGTACTGGGAGGTGCGCGGTCGCGCGCGAATACGCTCGGCGACCTCGCGCTGAAACATCAAGACCATACGCGTGATAAGCGGACGAGACGCGCACAGCCGCTCGAGGATCGCGGCGGCGGCGTTAAACGGCAGGTTGCCGATTACCTTGAACCTGCGGTCATCGAACTCGTGAGCATCCGTGACGGCTTTTCGGTCCTCAGCGAGCGCTTTGAGGTCGGTGCGTAGAAAATCTTCGTTAATCACGATGATGCGGGAATCCGCGACGAAACGCGCGGCCAGCGGCGCGGCGAGACGCGGATCAAGCTCAATCAAGGTCAGCCGCGCGAGGGGATGACGCGCGATCGCGTCGCTCAGGATTCCGAGTCCGGGCCCAATCTCGACGACCCGATTATTCGGGACGAGTTGCGCCGCAGCGACAATCCGCTCAGCGAGGCGCGCCTGCACCAGGAAGTTCTGGCCGCGCGATTTTCGCGGACGCACGCCGGCGCGCGCCAGCGCGGAGCTGGGAGCGGACGCAAGGTCCGTTGCAGGAACTGAGTTAGAGCGCAAGGTTGGCCGCGGCGTCGATCGAGAGCGCGTCGCGCTCGCCACGCAGCAGCCGATGGCTGCCGGCGAGCGCGATCATCGCGGCATTATCGGTGCAGTATTTGAAACTCGGCGCGACCATCCGGCGGCCGTCAGCCGCGGCGTCCGCGGCCAGGCACTCGCGCAGGCGTGAGTTGGCCGCGACCCCGCCAGTCAGTGCGATCGTATCCGCGTTAACTTCGCGCGCGGCCGCCAAGGTCGGCCGCACCAGCATCTCGACTACCGCCTCCTGAAAGCTCGCGGCCAAATCGGCGTGACTCAGTGTCACGCCGGCTTCACTGCGCAACAGCGTGGCGACGGCGGTCTTGACGCCGCTGAAGCTGAAGTCGAGCGGCGCGCCTTTGACCCGCGCGCGCGGAATTTTGACCCGACGCGGGTTGCCGCTACGCGCCAGGTCGTCGATTATCTTGCCGCCCGGATAACCCAGGCCCATCAACTTGGCGACCTTGTCGAAAGCCTCGCCAGCCGCATCGTCGCGGGTTGAGCCGAGCCGGCGATAGCTGCCGAAATCCTCGACCATAAACAGCGCGGTGTGACCGCCCGAAACGACCAGCGCCAGATAGGGCATCGCGACTTCATGCTCGAGCAGCGGCGCGAGCAGATGGCCCTCGATATGATTGACGCCCGCCAGCGGCAAGCCGGTCGCCTGCGCCAGTCCCTTGGCGTACATCAGGCCGACCAGCAGGGATCCGACCAGTCCGGGGCCGCGGGTTACTGCGATGCCGTCGAGATCGCCGAGCTTGCATCCGGCGGCAGCGAGGGTGCGTTCGACTACGGGCTGGATCGTAATCACGTGATTGCGCGAGGCCAGTTCCGGCACGATCCCGCCGTACGCGCGATGGATATCATCCTGGTTGGCGGCGGCGCTCGCGCGCACCATCGCGACGCCTGCGCGATCGGTTTCAATTATCGCCGCGGCGGCATCGTCGCAGGAGGATTCGATCCCGAGAATTCGCATGATCGGCAGTCTGCTATTCGTGATCCGTTTGATCAATCGATCGAAATCTGATGCTACCATAAGCGGGAGTGCAGCGAACTTCGATGAAAGCGATTCAGTTTGATCGGCTCGGTGGCCCGGAGGTGATGGAGTTGCGGGAAGTCCCCAAGCCTGCGCTCAAGCCCGGCACGGTGATCGTCAAGAATCACACGATCGCGATTAACTTCGGCGATCTCTTTTTTACGGAGGGCACTTATCTCGTGAAGCCGGTCTTTCCTGACACGCCCGGTATGGAGGCGTCGGGCGTAATCGACGCGGTGGCCGACGATGTCACGGATCTCAAGCCCGGCGCCCGCGTCGCTTATATCGGGATGGGCTCGTACGCCGAGTACACGCGGATTCGCGGAAATCGCGTAATTCCGATCCCTGACCATCTGAGCTT from Candidatus Binataceae bacterium encodes:
- a CDS encoding TolC family protein, which gives rise to MKSSHLLALILMVGFAGHALAAWPAQLSLHECIDEALDKSPDLASSRHMIEAARADITKKRGTLMPYLAAQASAYVVNGQPVNEFSVLNLFNAATGVTTHNHANWDPLSIQEFLLTYPLFYEGSLMGLNDPPAVASSRATMTEQQAVALVNEQKVIFNVVSAYVNVASFEDQLALQEQIVAGYQRQFDIVETQRQLGLKLPKDVEIARGQLQSATDAAESLRQSALSYKIQLAELMGRGADRTLEIEPTPPPMPQLAPLDEFLAQVMPNNPSLMVDEAKIEVARQQVRVDKVAQWPIANLNTNFATGQDLEHFNGSSRFPRPVLYESYITITMPLWDFGQRRAAEHESDENLAVSKETLKATAETLRTSITQVYGQISAYERTTAALEASYLELERESDLTRAQRQAGVADELSLVAAKLAEDNAKLAVISEQLEEQLQYASLQNLAGGNWSWVE
- a CDS encoding flippase, with protein sequence MKQSHLIAKNILASGGATAVAGLLQLAIIIIVARNVSVADFGAYSFMLAFCFVIFRIADGGLSIILTRDLAIEPAKIQEVLGATLGLAWVMSFGATLLMAAVIPFFHFSRELSILVALMGVEGLGQFICGCWGAVMRSQEDYENNALGFVMHKMVALAVVSAAMMLHYGLPGVVAGHLTGSLVQWWFYRWKVTRDYGRPRMRLDFAAWKYLIRESIPVGAANAVRIFADQADIIVLTLLAGATAVGLFSGPFKIATGLRFLPQALVLPLIPLYSRSAVGAGERPAFREAYERSVKTFALMGFPFAVLFALCPGVLTVGLLGASYRAAAPAMRLLSVGLWLAFLTTPFPFLLTALGRQRFLFVTSTAALVVRVALDLILVRYFNFLGPCIALMVSESLVLAAWIGGVWEAGFALNSVAIIWPPCVASVAMGAFLYLLHPQSLLALAPLALAGGTIYMFIVIRLGGVSPTEMGLLRESADFIRPWLAQRLGQLRGKAL
- a CDS encoding TatD family hydrolase, whose protein sequence is MIFSVPDSHCHLADPRLREDVEAVIARARAAGVETIISVGAIGTIETDRRTVEIAERNDSVYAVIGVHPHDAKDCDAARLDELRDLARSRRVVAIGESGLDFHYLHSPHEAQEAALRRHLELAAELGQPIVIHCRDAETRVREIVEEVGIPPRGGVIHCFTGDTEAARRFLALGFHISFSGIVTFRNAATSRIAATVVPDDRIMIETDAPYLAPEPYRGKRNEPAFVMRTLEVLAGLRGVDSAALAAIITTNVARLFLAT
- the metG gene encoding methionine--tRNA ligase, whose product is MPQRVHITTAIFYCNGAPHVGSAYEALAADVFARYQRRRVGREQVTFLSGTDEHGDKIRRAALAQGLAPKVYTDQMSELFRAAFAGLNVSFDYWVRTTDPVHEKFVQAMLTRTYARGDIYFRDYAGLYCVDCERFYTEKELLPDSICPVHNKKVELINEGNYFLKIDKYREAVLRHIHDHPDFIRPERYRNEALNMLAEPLADLCISRPKTRMDWGIEIPFDDRYVTYVWYDAFWTYVSKPATDSGDIDRYMREVFPHTEHFIGKDILKTHAVYWPPMVLAAGFDGLFFKHLNVHGWLNFGGSRMSKSSGNVRDPVAYEQSFGPDVLRYFVMREMAYGLDGDFSEERLTERYNADLANNLGNLVSRVLTMARNYFSSEIKSLPTDPSLLASLDVKARPKFGDPLGPTPANPAIMSTLTSLHQTPPIDIGPPGYIDLHLCGVFTDQPATVGKLVDQLSFNRALEEIWKMLDFANKYVAMTVPFTLFKTDPARVQVILANLTEAVRVLANTLEPFMPVTAQKIFAMLNVDEETARKPYGEGLKLGHKVNPPVALFPRIEKAKA
- the ricT gene encoding regulatory iron-sulfur-containing complex subunit RicT, producing MAADIDPFETPDNSPKIVAVSLQPTGHLYNYLAPAFALRRGDRVLVDTENGARLGTVELAPHEPARTLDLRSLRSVTRIANDRDYRVEEDKLAHEAEAERLCVTRIRERRLEMKLVKADYTLDGRKALFYFVAENRIDFRDLVRDLANTLRVRVEMKQIGARDETKVTGGLGPCGRELCCSSFLRDFDTVTVKMARDQGLALNPSRLAGMCGRLKCCLKYEYATYVELKRALPNLGKRVESVKGDGKVTRQNILKQTVMIQLESDGSFVEATLEDLVDARRPKEAPPAS
- the tmk gene encoding dTMP kinase is translated as MARGLFITLEGVEGSGKTTQAAILADRLRALGYAPATTREPGGTRAGVVIRTIFLDPAVALEPAAELLLVLADRAQHVREKLEPALAAGTIVISDRYSDSTVAYQGYGRGFDRRLLDELNRLASNATAPDLTFVLDCPVELGLARTRARQTGGAASARQTAGIKPDRFEGEQLEFHRRVREGFLAIAHAEPARVTVIDATLSADAVSAAILRAVTLRLEPS
- a CDS encoding prepilin peptidase, which translates into the protein MGEGGLLGVPGAILVFALGACVGSFAGVVAYRLPRELSIVAPRSFCARCREPLALWANLPLISYIVLRGRCPRCGGEIGFRYFLIEAALASAAIYLYLQFPPADALSRFVLCASLLVIGMIDFDWGVIYDGAALTMVPLGFVAAWLLMPEVGWRSSLIGIIGGITFLFVTRFGYWLIRRKEGVGVGDFYVVAIAGAFLGWPGAFFTLFFGSLFGSIGGLAIAINGWTLPEEPLSEAIAEVTAARSADSPTDETSVLQRPIPFGPFLALAAAVYALFQTPLTRWYLAS
- the mutM gene encoding bifunctional DNA-formamidopyrimidine glycosylase/DNA-(apurinic or apyrimidinic site) lyase gives rise to the protein MPELPEVESLRRILAHSIVGRTIVGASVADPRLRRAVAADLATSIAGGAITGVQRRAKYLLIELHDERLLMVHLGMSGSLTHRHAALDAAGFDPRHDHVSFRLDDGSALVFNDPRRFGLMKLIARAELAAIAELAAIGPEPFAREFDAAYLWKVTRGRATAIKNLLMDQRTVAGVGNIYASEILFRARVRPTRRAGKVTRAELARIATITRQVLREAIGGGGTTFRSYRDSRGQPGRYAKRLQVYDREGQPCGACGAAIRAVVVGQRSSFFCPKCQK